The DNA sequence GGGCCCTTCtcagctggggcacagcctcaAAGAGCCTTCTCAGCGCCTGCACGTCCACAGTGCTTTCAGCCTccttctccagggcctgcacctGGCTCAGGAGGCCCTGGAGCTCttgctggcttccctgcagaaTCTTGGGACTCTCAGGGGCCCCTTGCTGGGAACCATCCATGCACTTCTCTTCTGGGAAGCTGGGGCCCTGTTGCAGTGAGGTGAGGTCACTGCTGAGAGCTAAGAGCTTGTGGGGCTTGGGGCTCTGGTCACTGCTGCCTGCAGCCTGACTCTTGGTGGGCCTGGAAGCCATAGTTCTAGGGCCATGTTGAGGGCTGGGATGGCTCTGTCCAGTGGAGCATCCAGCCAGAGATACTGGGCCCTGGCCTGCAATGGTGGGGACTTTGGTTGGCTGAGGATTATGGTTGGCTGTACCAGCTTCAccttgtttgtgttttccttgtcCAACTTCCTTAGAGGAGCTGGGAGAGAGGGCTGAGGGCTTGGATAACCAGTGAGGAAGGGGGATCTGGCTTAGGTGTGCAGGTTTAGGGGGCAGCTGGGGCTTCTTCCTTGGGGGTGTGGTAGGCTCCAGTTTCAGGGTCTTTGCCTGTGATTCCCCAGGACTTCTTTGGCCAGCAGGGCTGCTGTGGGAGTGGAGAAGAGGGTCCTGCTGGGGCTTGGAGGCCTGGTGGGTGGTGTCCTCATCATGGCCGCCTTGTGCTGGGAAATCAGGTCCTGTCAcagcagctgggagaggaggaggaggaggaacagaaGCATTATGGGAATGCAGGTTGGCACCTGCAGCCTGAGGCCCAGAGGCCAGAGTGTGGTGGGCTAAAGGGGCAGCCTTCAGGGTGTTCTCTGCAGCTTGGAGGCCCCCTGGGCCAAGTCCTGCCATCACCTTCTCTGGAGGCCCCCAGGCCTTCTGTGTGTGGCTCCCAGGCTCCTCTTGCCCAGGCCCAAGACCCTGACCTGGGTCTTCCGGGAGTGGGCTGAGAGCCTGAGCTGAGGGGGCAGACTCCCTGCTCCTTGGCAGGGGTTCTCTCTCAGAAGCCCGGATACCCCCGGGTGGGTCAGAGGTCCTCACGGGGTGAGCAGTGTAGATGCCATCCTGAATAGTTACCCACCCCCCAGACAGCCCTCTAGGCAGTGCTTTCTGTTCCCCACTGACCTTTCTGGGGGCTGCTGGGATCCTGGGGTCACCTCCAGCCAGAGGCCTGATGTTGTTCTGGGCAGTCCCAATGGCCATGGCCGGTGCTTGCAGAAACCCACCCTGGAAGGGCATAGAGGCGGCTCCAAGGGCGGAGCCCTGCTTGTTCTTGCTCTGAACTTGCTGGTGCAGGCTTTGGGCTTCAGTTGTTGCTGTCTTCAGACTCTGCATGGCGGCCTGGAGGTCTGGGGCCCTGGTCTCTGGGGGCATAGTCGTGGCTCCGTTCAACTTTCCCAAAGCTTCCATGCCTTTCTGCCCAGTGCACCTCctttcctgcttttcttcccCAGCCTGAGGGACTGCCTTAGTGGCCTGTGGGGGACAGGGGGTGACCCCTGGCCCTCTCAGATGCCCCATTCCCATGTTTGTGTCCAGTGGGGGAACATGGATGATGCTCTCAGTCAGGGGCAGCCTCTGGGTACCTTCACTGGCCAGCACTGGATTTGAGTCAGCTGGTGGCTCCCACCGCAGGCTGTGCAGGCTACTGAGGTCTCCTTTGTCTATGCAGCTGGCCAGCAGCTGCACACTGCTCCTCTCGGGGACCCTGCTGGTTAACCGGGGCTGCAGGGAGTAGGCTGTCAGTGCAACCAGGCCCTGCTCTGTCTCCTGCATCAGTAGCCCTGTCCTTGCCACCGAGGTCCCAAGGCCACAAGCCAGCAACTGCTGGAACTCAGGATCCATGTCTTCCACATTCCCGTTGCTGCCTGGTGCTGGCAGCTTCAGTGGCTTGAGTCGAAGCTGGCCCACTGGGTCCTCCTGCACCAGCAGCCCTTGCTGGTCCACATCTGGCCTGCGCAGCACTTGGCGGACGATCCTGGGAAGCTCTCCAGACACCAGCTCCTCCTTCCGTACATGGGGGcccccctgccctgggcctgggagCACGTACTTGGCGAGGCAGAGTTCCCCTGGCCCTCGGGCCTCCATGAGGATGCCTCCGTGGTGCAGGATACCAGGCGTGGCGTGCAGAGTCCGCAGGGTCCCCTCAGCTGCAGTCTCCTGCCTCTCCAGCGCCCCGTCACCTGAGGAGCCCATGGGCTGCTCTTCCTGGAGGTTGCCGCCTCGGATGCTTTCAGCTGCCAGGGATCCCATGGGGcagttctcaaagagccaggtgAACTTGTGCACAGAGCCCGCTGGGATGGGCTCAGGGATTACCCTGGACCCCTGATCTTCTCTCTTGCCTGCCTCCAGGGCCTGGAAAACCTCCTTCTGACGAGACACCTGCCCTGAAGGGATGTCCACTCTGCTGCAGTAGCGGACAAGCCCTCTTCCACAGGGACGGCCTGAGGCCTGCAGAGGCTCAGTCTCAAAGAcatgcctgtctgtctgtccttccCCCATCTGGACCTGGCTAACCTGAAGGTGCTGCTCCCTGGAGCCTTCTGGCCTGTCCAGGGTTTGGGGTGTGAACATCCAGGTGCAGGACTGTGCCTTGGCCCTCGTTGTGGGATCTGTGACCTCTGACCCCTGCTTCTCGGCCAACTCACTCATCGGGCATGTCTCAAACAACCATCGGATGGTCTGCACATCACCCTTGGGGGGTGCATCAGGCTGAGGGCCTCCCTGAGGCTTTCCTTCTTCTTCCCGCCGTTCCTGCTGCTCCCGTTGGTGGATTACCTCCAGGGGCTGGGTCTCAAAGAGCCACCGAGCAGTGCCCACATCTCCAGCCACTACTTCTTGTCGGGTGATGCCACGTACCACGTCAACAGTACTGGGGCTTCTTCCTAGTTGGTCCAGGGGCTGTGTCTCAAACATCCACCTGTAGCCCTGCACATCACCTCCGACTACCTGCTCTCTGCTGACAGAAGTCAGGGCATGGAGGTGGCCTTTGCCATCCTGCATGGCGTACACTGGGGATCCTGTGTCCTGAGACTGCCTGGCAGAATCAGTTCCTTCTGCTCTGCTTACATTCCCGTGGGCCAAAGCTTCACCCTGCCCAATGCTGTCCAGGGGAAGGGTCTCAAAAAGGTTCTTGAAGGTCTTCACGTCTCCCTTCACCCCATCCTTCTGGGGGGCACTCTGAGAGAGGGACAGTGCTGAGGAGCTATCACTGGGTAGACATTCATACATGAACCCCTCACCCTCTGGGGAACCCACCCGCTGCAAGTGACCCACTTGGACTTTGTCTCTGAGTGTGTCCAGGGGCTTTGTCTCAAATAGCCATAGGGTGGAGCGGACATCACCAGGAACCACTTCCTCTTTGGGTGGGGGCTCTGCTCCAGACTCTTCTTCCCCCTTTAGAGTGTCTAATGCTCGAGTCTCAAACAGATGCCGCTGCTGCTGTACATCTGGGCCAGGAGGGATAAGGTCTGGGGATGGCTGGAAGTCCTTCTCATCCACCAAGATCTCCCGGATGGCATCCAGGGGCTGTGTCTCAAAGATCCAGCGAGTAGCGCTGACATCGGGCCGGGCAGCCTCCTCCAGGGAGATCCCTCGGATCACCCGCACCTGGCTAGGATCCCGGTTGATGGCATCCAGAGGTTGGGTCTCGAAGAGCCAACGGGCAGACCTCACCGCATTGCTTTGGATCTCCTCCCGGCAGGCGGCCTTGACCTCATGGATGGTGCCCTCTGCATCCTGGATGGCACACAGTGGCTCCGTTTGAAACAGCTTCACAGTCTTTTTCACATCGCCCTTCAGCTCCTGGATCTCCGAACGCAGCTCCAAGGGGCTCTGCTCCTGGGTAGAGGGGCGGGAGCCCAGGCGGTCTAGCGGTCGTGTTTCAAAGAGCATCCTGGTACCCTGGACATCTCCGCTGGCTGCAGGCTCCCTCACTGTAGCCTCCGCTGTCTTGGCCTGGCCTGTCAGCTCATCCAGAGGCTTTGTCTCAAACAGCCAGCGGGCTGCACTAACATCCCCTCTGGATGGCCGGGGTCCGGCTGGCTCCTGGTCTATACTGTTGGCAAAGGAGCCTTCCTCAAACTTCCGGGAGGTGGCCTGCACACTGCCTCCAGGCACGGGCTCCTTGGCAGGTGGCTTCTCATGGTCCCCAATGGCATCCAGCCGCCAGTTCTCAAAGATCCAACGCATGCACTGGACGTCACCCTCGGTGGGCTCCTCAGAACCCAGGACTTCAGCCAGGTCTTCAGCCACAGCCTCTGCCAGATTCTTGCGGAGCTCAGGGTGGATGTGCTTGTAGAGGCGGCGGAGCTCGCTAGCTTGCCGCTGCTGGTGGAACTTGGAGAAAGACTCTTTGGGTGGTGGGGTTGGCCGATCCTCCAGGGCaggtggtggagggaggggcaggtccTCTGCAGTTGCCACTGGGACGGTTGATGTGGGGGCCACCTGTGTCTGGGCGTCGGCCATCCTTCTGAGGAGAGGGGGCAGAGATGAGGATGGGGCTGGGGGCCTTAGGTGAGATGGGGGCTGTTTGCTGGGAGAAATGGCAGGAGGCAGGGCCCAGGGGCATGTGCTTAGAGACCTCCTCCCTTTCCAGACCTCACCTGGGTCTCACCCTGCCACCAGCATGGTTGATGTGTGACAAGTCTTGAACTTAGGGCATATGGAGTCATCCATCAAGCTGGTCCCTACTTCCCCAGAATCACCTGGGTTGCTAGGGAGCAAGCAGGATACTGCTGTCTGAAGCTCTGTCCTTCAGTCCCACAAGGGATGCCCAAACCTCCAGTGGGCAAGCTAGATATGCCCCATCCTTACCTGCCTTTGCTAAAATCAGTTTTTCCCTGGCAGACTCCCAGGAGAGTGGCCTGGGGGAATTCTGACTTAAGGGATCTCCAGCCAGGGACAGGTGGGTCCCTAGACTGGTGACTATTTCCCATGGAGAGGAAATTCCTTTCTTAACACCAGAGGGCGTGCTTGTCACTTTCACCCGGGAACCTGCCCAGCCTTTAGTTCCTGGCTCTCCATTCACCCTCCAACCCAGGGAGGCAAAGCAGGGGCCAGCAACCCGTGCTATAGCGGAAGCAGTCAAGTCTGAGGGAGGGCCAGCTGTTCACCAGGTATCTCCTGGTTAGGCAGAGCCTGATTCCGAATTCTAGGTAGGAGTTTTCTGTGCCAAGACTCAGAAGATCTGAGCTAGAGGCACCTCAAGTTTCTTCTGGCCTGACCACTCTTaattaaagatgaggaaataaaaaatgtttatatatatatattaaaaaaaagatgaggacaccaccagagactgacacattgtaattaacttcaattaaaaaaaaaaagatgaggaaactgaggcccagagtcagATCTTGGTGAATGAGCGGCAGGCAGTGCTGGCTCGGGGTTCCTACACATTATAGGTAGGGAGTGTGATGCTTTCTGAGTAGCTGTGGTGTCCGTCTGTTCCCCAGCAGGCACCCCAAGAAGGTGTGAGGGTGACACCTACAAGGAGGGGAGGCAGTGGGACCGAGGGCCTTCCTTCAGGGATGGCCCCACCCCCTTGCTCAGGGAGCCTCATCCCCAACTGTGTGCAGCTGGCCAGTCTCCTGCGCCcctctttttcctccctctgtGTCCAGCTTCCACGAAAGCactgcttccccccaccccatggcCTCCCTCTGCTCAAGCCCTTCTCTGGTCTCTGTCTTCTGTGTCTTATCTGTCTTGTGACAGGTGTATAACAGTCCCCAGAGGCCAGTAGGGAAAGAATGAGAAGCATGTCCTCCACTCTTGCTGCCCCTGAcccactgctctgctccacaCTCAGTGCTAAATATAGCCGAGGTCCTGGCCTCAGCACAGCAGCTCTGGGCTCGGGAGGGAGGTCAGGCTCAGCCGATGGGACCCTGGGCGCCCTACCCACCTCATCTTCTCTGACCCAGACTCTGTGATCCTGCCCCCTGCCTCCTGAGCTGGTGTCGGGCCCCTGACCTGCCGGAAGAACCCTCCCCTGGCCGAAGGGACCTGGGGGTCGGGGAAGGCCTTCCTCCTCATGGCTACCTCAGAAGAGGGGGAAACTGAGCCCTGCTTGCCCCAGCTCCACCCCAGCATGGCCACCAAAGGCATCAGAGCCCCAAGGAGTGTGAACTCTAAAGCCAGCAGCCTGAGTCTCATCACAAGTTCTAGGTGGTTCCTTGAGTTTCCAGGTTCTGTTGAGGGCCCCCTGCCAAAGGCAAACTTTGACTGTCCCCATGTCCTTCCTGTCCTGTCACCAGTGTGGCCTGAGCAGATGGCATGTACAGGCCACcagctccaccccacccccgcccccaggaaTCTCCAGAATCCCTGCTATGGTCACAAATCATCAGAGTCACGGAGTCCAGGGATGGCAGCCCTGAGGACCCTCCGAGATCGCTGAGCCCAACCCCCTCAGGgttcagatggggaaacaggcccCAAGAGGGGAAGGAGCTGACCCAGGAGACTCTGCCAAGCAGTGGcaagcccttcccaccccacccctgcctggccTGGCACCCCTGGGGCTTCAGTTTCTCAGGGGCAGGGACAGGGGCAAGGCAAGGGCAGAATTCAGAACTGGAACCAGACTTAGGGCAAGGGCCTGAGCCCTAAGGAGTATCCCAGAGCTTGTCCTCCTAGGGCTAGGCCAGCCTCTCAGGGTGACCCCCACTTTTGCCTCCAGGTCTGCTTGTTCTTGGCCCAGCCACCAGACTCAGATCTAGTCTCCCCACCTTGTGCCCCGCAGGTCTTCCCCAAGGGCTTTCCCACCAGGCAAGACGGTGGTCTGTATGCCATCGCAGGCCCAAGGCCATGGTATGTGGGGAGCTGGGCTCAGGCCAGCCCTGGGGGGACATTCCTGGGGCCAGATATGCCAGGACTTTCACTCACAACAGCGGGGCACGGGGCTTGTCCTGGCAGTGCAGAGTCGGGCCTGCTTACTACCCCCCACGTCCTCCCCCGGTCCTCTGTCCACTTTCTCCCAGACACTGGGCCTAGCTGGGGCTTCCCTGGGAAGAAGCCCTGGAGCCTGAGGAGCTCCATACCTGTATTTTAAAAGTCACAACTCCAGGCCACTTCTTCCTGAAAGCCTTTCTGTATTATGCCAGGCCAGCTAGAACCTGTCCCTCTGCAGGCCTCAGGCCTGTGGCAGCAACTCTGAGAGCTCTCAGGGGCTCATGTAACTCTCCCTTAACTTTTCGTGGAATCTTTGTATCAGGCCCCTCCACTCCCCTGCCTCCAGATACTCGGTACCCCATTCCCCCCGTCAGCCTCCCCTAAAACACGCTACCCCGAGTGGGTCCGGAGGGGATCCCCGCCTGGAGAGCCAGCCCTGCCATGGAGAGACACAGGGGCAGGTTACTGACCTGAGGGTCCTGCTTGTCTGATGGGGGCTTGGGGTCTGTGGCAGGTTTGGCCTAAGGGTCTGTCGTTCCTCTTGTTGGAGGCGAGTCTTGCTCTGCTGACTCTGTCAGATGCTTTCTCGCTGCCCTGGCTCTGGGTCTCTGTCCCCTGCCAGCTCGGGCAGCTGCCTTTATCTGGCTGGCTAGGGGGTGGGCCAAGGTAGGGGCGGGTAGGGGAGGCTAAGTTCAGAGTATGAAGTGGTTCAGTTATTTTTAGGGCCTGTAGAAGTTACTTGTCTATCCGGGGCATCGGTTACATGTCCTTTCTGCTGAGGAGGGGGAGCGGAGTGAGGGGGAGAGCTTCATTCATCCGAGTCTGGTCTGAGGATGGAGGTCAGTGACTCAGCCACTGGGTTGTGGGGTGCGGACATCCCAGACTATTTTGAGGGAGTGAATGATGAGGGGCATCTGACACCTGCGTAGCCCCACCCCTGATCCTGTGAGCCCCCACCTCCCTACTCCTTACTGGCCTCTGACTATTCCTGACCTGCAATGTGTGTCCACCTTACCAGGAGACTGGAGGCCCCCTGAGGCGGACCTGGGCCCCTCCTGGCCTGGGTACCTCTGAGAGCAAGGCCCAGCCCTCCTTCCACACTCCATCTGCACTAAAGACATCCCcccccatccaccccatccaccccATCCCTCCTGTCCTCCGAAGCACAGGTGTGTTCAGCTCTGAGTGCAGCTGGATTTGGGGGAAAGACATCTGAGTTTCTAGacctacattctttttttttttttttggatgggggaggtaattaggtttgttttgcttatttgtttgtttgtttgtttgtttgatggaggtactggggattgaaccatcacgcactctaccactgagctgtactctgcccacccccactccaccccctgCCAGGCCTCTATTCTTCTTTAGGTCCCTGATTTATCAGAGAATTCCACTGTGGCATTCACGGCAGATTATCTGGGTCCTTGTTTACTTTCGGGCTCTTCCCTCTGACTCAAGGCCCAGACTTTCTGGGAAGGgacgggaggggaggggtggcacACAGGGAGCTGACTGCGGGGTTATTTCTGACCCTGGAGTCATCAGCTTCTCAGTCACAGATGGAGGCGGGGGGGTTCAagcctgcccctcctctgctgcGCAGAGCCCATGGGGCTCAGTAGGCTCAAGAGATCCTGGCATTGAGGCTGGGAAGGGCAGCGTGGTGAGGGGTGTCAGGGGACCATGCAGAGCACATGTGAAGGAggcactgcccaggctctgtGTCAAAGGACATGCAGGTGCATTCTGTCACCTGGCGGAACAGGGTCTTCCTTCTGACATCCTGAGTGTCCCCTGGTGCCAGGGAGTGATGCCAGGCACAGCTCACTCTTTCCATGAGTCACCATCAGGCAGGCAGCGTTGGCCTGGGGGTAGGGAGAGGTGGGTATCTGGGGGCCCCCTctccctggcttcctccctcttcctgcttttcctgccctccctcctatCCCTCTGTCTACTCCCCGGGCTGCTTGGCTgtccctgggaggggcagggagacacGCTTCTTCTCAGGCCAGGAAAGAGAAGTCTTAGTGTCTGTCTTCTAGTGTGGCTTTGAGAATTGAATAAATTCATGTATGAGAAGGTTTTATGAGAGTGCGTGGCACAGAGCACATGCTATAGAAGGGTCTGCTGTGGTTACATACGTAAGAAAAGTGCCCGGCGGAACCCCCTTTGTATTCGTCTCCAGCGTGTTAACTCGTGGTAGAAATGTTTCAGGCCTCATTATTAAGAAAGAGGCTTTCCCCGACCACATGGTTTGTTTTTATCGAATACAACTGTGCTGTCCAGTACAGTTGCCACTAGCCGCGTGTAACTATTTTCATTTACATGGATTAAAATAacatcaaatttaaaattctattccTCTATCACACTAGCCACAGTTTAAATGCTCTGTAGAAACATGTGCCTAGTAACAATTATATTGGACAGTGAAGAGCATTTCCATCCTGGTGGAAAGTTCTGTTTGATAGGACTATTACAGACACTGAAAATCCCATAATGGATGGTGTTTCCCTCTTTGCCCTGGCTCTGAGGAAGCTCTGAGCTAAATTTTTAGTCTTCTAGCAAGTAAACTTCGTGGGCTGCATTGTGTGTAATGAGGGTGACCAGCTGTCCCTGTTGTCTGTCTCTGAGGAGTTTCCCAGAACAAGGGACTTTCAGTTTTAAACCTGAGAAGGTTCTAAGAAAACCAGGATGAGCTGGTCACCCTATGTGTAATGATCTAACAGTATCACATCATCAAGGTGTCAGTGAGTGACAAGGCCATTAAGGCAGTAAACCAGGTGTTATTTATCAGAGTATCTTTGTAGAAGATgctgtgcatttatcttttttaagcCCTCTCAAATCATTTTGGGAACGAGGCTGGGGATGAATAATTACACTGAGGTCAAGTGGCTGTGCTGATTAATTCATTTCTGTGGAAAGGCAGAGGGGCCCTGGAGACGGGGGCAGAGAGGGAAGGGTGTTGTTTTCCAGCGATTACGGTCCCTCCTTCTAGAGCTTACTGCTTCCCAGTCTTGGGGACACCTTCCCCTGCCAACTCTTCCCTGTATGTGGGTCTCAGCTAAAGCTGGAGATTGGTCAGAAGTTCATCCCTGTCTCCCCAAAGAACTGGCGCTTGGTGGCAGAACTCAGAATGAGTAGCTGGCAGTAGACTCACCTGAAGCTTCAGGAGACGCAGGATGCAGGGATGGTTaagagccagactgcctgagtgtgaATTCTACCTGTGACACTtattacctgtgtgaccttggcaagttacttaccctctctgttcctcagtttcctcacctataaaatgcgGACAACAATAGTGCATACCTCAATGGGTTGCTGTGAGGAATATACgtttattatacacacacacacacacacacacacacacacacacacacacacacacacagagaacattTGAAACAGTGCCCAGCATATATAagctcaataaataagtaaacttggTAAGTTTTTCCCTGGATCCCTGCCACTCCCAGCTTCCCTGGGTCTCAGATCCCAGTGTGTCCTCTTGGTCCAAAAATGAATGCCCTCAAGGCACTGGCTGGCAGTCCTGGCTTCCCTCCAGCTGGGAAGCAGGCACTGGTTCCAGGGGACAGCTCTGGGCAGGCCAGGCTGGGTCTGTTCCAGGTCTGTGGGAGACAGGTCTACTCAGCCTCTTGACAAAATCATCTGAACTTAGGGAAGGACTTTCTGCTCTGCTCATGGGTCAGCTCAAAAGTGGGCAGATTTGAGGGGAGAGTCTCACCCTCCTGCCCAAGGAATGTCATGGCTGTGGTGCACGGGGCAGCAAGACGTGTTTTTTGAATGTGGGATCTGGTGTCAGGCTGTTGGGATCAAATTGCCAGCCTGTCTCTTCCTATTTATACGACCTCTGAGAGTCTTCCAGCTCTCTGTAGTCTAGTGTCTTAGTTTGGGCTCTGCCAAGAGCAGACCTGAAAGGACCATCTGGGTGCAGGTGATTTcactgggaggggaggaaggtggtGGGGGAGTAAAGAAGTGAAGAGGGTACAGGAGGAAAGCAGGTTACTTCTGTGGACAGCTGGGGCTGGATCCCACTGGGGACCCTCGGAGAGCTAGTGTAGAACACGCCTCACTggggtgagggagctggggtgtTTATCCACCCATCCTCACCCTCTCTGGTTGAGGGCTGGTTCCAGAAGCACCAGCTCC is a window from the Vicugna pacos chromosome 17, VicPac4, whole genome shotgun sequence genome containing:
- the XIRP1 gene encoding xin actin-binding repeat-containing protein 1 isoform X1 gives rise to the protein MADAQTQVAPTSTVPVATAEDLPLPPPPALEDRPTPPPKESFSKFHQQRQASELRRLYKHIHPELRKNLAEAVAEDLAEVLGSEEPTEGDVQCMRWIFENWRLDAIGDHEKPPAKEPVPGGSVQATSRKFEEGSFANSIDQEPAGPRPSRGDVSAARWLFETKPLDELTGQAKTAEATVREPAASGDVQGTRMLFETRPLDRLGSRPSTQEQSPLELRSEIQELKGDVKKTVKLFQTEPLCAIQDAEGTIHEVKAACREEIQSNAVRSARWLFETQPLDAINRDPSQVRVIRGISLEEAARPDVSATRWIFETQPLDAIREILVDEKDFQPSPDLIPPGPDVQQQRHLFETRALDTLKGEEESGAEPPPKEEVVPGDVRSTLWLFETKPLDTLRDKVQVGHLQRVGSPEGEGFMYECLPSDSSSALSLSQSAPQKDGVKGDVKTFKNLFETLPLDSIGQGEALAHGNVSRAEGTDSARQSQDTGSPVYAMQDGKGHLHALTSVSREQVVGGDVQGYRWMFETQPLDQLGRSPSTVDVVRGITRQEVVAGDVGTARWLFETQPLEVIHQREQQERREEEGKPQGGPQPDAPPKGDVQTIRWLFETCPMSELAEKQGSEVTDPTTRAKAQSCTWMFTPQTLDRPEGSREQHLQVSQVQMGEGQTDRHVFETEPLQASGRPCGRGLVRYCSRVDIPSGQVSRQKEVFQALEAGKREDQGSRVIPEPIPAGSVHKFTWLFENCPMGSLAAESIRGGNLQEEQPMGSSGDGALERQETAAEGTLRTLHATPGILHHGGILMEARGPGELCLAKYVLPGPGQGGPHVRKEELVSGELPRIVRQVLRRPDVDQQGLLVQEDPVGQLRLKPLKLPAPGSNGNVEDMDPEFQQLLACGLGTSVARTGLLMQETEQGLVALTAYSLQPRLTSRVPERSSVQLLASCIDKGDLSSLHSLRWEPPADSNPVLASEGTQRLPLTESIIHVPPLDTNMGMGHLRGPGVTPCPPQATKAVPQAGEEKQERRCTGQKGMEALGKLNGATTMPPETRAPDLQAAMQSLKTATTEAQSLHQQVQSKNKQGSALGAASMPFQGGFLQAPAMAIGTAQNNIRPLAGGDPRIPAAPRKVSGEQKALPRGLSGGWVTIQDGIYTAHPVRTSDPPGGIRASEREPLPRSRESAPSAQALSPLPEDPGQGLGPGQEEPGSHTQKAWGPPEKVMAGLGPGGLQAAENTLKAAPLAHHTLASGPQAAGANLHSHNASVPPPPPLPAAVTGPDFPAQGGHDEDTTHQASKPQQDPLLHSHSSPAGQRSPGESQAKTLKLEPTTPPRKKPQLPPKPAHLSQIPLPHWLSKPSALSPSSSKEVGQGKHKQGEAGTANHNPQPTKVPTIAGQGPVSLAGCSTGQSHPSPQHGPRTMASRPTKSQAAGSSDQSPKPHKLLALSSDLTSLQQGPSFPEEKCMDGSQQGAPESPKILQGSQQELQGLLSQVQALEKEAESTVDVQALRRLFEAVPQLRRAPQAPAVPRKPEVSVEQAFGELTKVSTEVARLKEQTLARLMDIEEAVHKALSSMSSLQPGANTRGHSQVTPKDHGARKISVTDSSRDKPNYTGQEIRVQTAVKSQKEVTCHSEVQHQAKVRNHTEARSQAALTTSRTRSLETLREDSGLPRVLPPSRDSPSSPSFISIQSATRKLPEAPSPRGSPEISVKSAHLTQAVGQAQLYQKGVQDKAGKKVTQCSGQPEPAPTSASSLPTRRQKSVLELQARPGGSQGHGATRTVTEQYESVDQCGNTALTSPTMVTEPAESLRGPGPHPGLHASPLMRQFLRSPAGLARGLAEAGMVRVPCGHSQPAAQ
- the XIRP1 gene encoding xin actin-binding repeat-containing protein 1 isoform X2, which encodes MADAQTQVAPTSTVPVATAEDLPLPPPPALEDRPTPPPKESFSKFHQQRQASELRRLYKHIHPELRKNLAEAVAEDLAEVLGSEEPTEGDVQCMRWIFENWRLDAIGDHEKPPAKEPVPGGSVQATSRKFEEGSFANSIDQEPAGPRPSRGDVSAARWLFETKPLDELTGQAKTAEATVREPAASGDVQGTRMLFETRPLDRLGSRPSTQEQSPLELRSEIQELKGDVKKTVKLFQTEPLCAIQDAEGTIHEVKAACREEIQSNAVRSARWLFETQPLDAINRDPSQVRVIRGISLEEAARPDVSATRWIFETQPLDAIREILVDEKDFQPSPDLIPPGPDVQQQRHLFETRALDTLKGEEESGAEPPPKEEVVPGDVRSTLWLFETKPLDTLRDKVQVGHLQRVGSPEGEGFMYECLPSDSSSALSLSQSAPQKDGVKGDVKTFKNLFETLPLDSIGQGEALAHGNVSRAEGTDSARQSQDTGSPVYAMQDGKGHLHALTSVSREQVVGGDVQGYRWMFETQPLDQLGRSPSTVDVVRGITRQEVVAGDVGTARWLFETQPLEVIHQREQQERREEEGKPQGGPQPDAPPKGDVQTIRWLFETCPMSELAEKQGSEVTDPTTRAKAQSCTWMFTPQTLDRPEGSREQHLQVSQVQMGEGQTDRHVFETEPLQASGRPCGRGLVRYCSRVDIPSGQVSRQKEVFQALEAGKREDQGSRVIPEPIPAGSVHKFTWLFENCPMGSLAAESIRGGNLQEEQPMGSSGDGALERQETAAEGTLRTLHATPGILHHGGILMEARGPGELCLAKYVLPGPGQGGPHVRKEELVSGELPRIVRQVLRRPDVDQQGLLVQEDPVGQLRLKPLKLPAPGSNGNVEDMDPEFQQLLACGLGTSVARTGLLMQETEQGLVALTAYSLQPRLTSRVPERSSVQLLASCIDKGDLSSLHSLRWEPPADSNPVLASEGTQRLPLTESIIHVPPLDTNMGMGHLRGPGVTPCPPQATKAVPQAGEEKQERRCTGQKGMEALGKLNGATTMPPETRAPDLQAAMQSLKTATTEAQSLHQQVQSKNKQGSALGAASMPFQGGFLQAPAMAIGTAQNNIRPLAGGDPRIPAAPRKLL